One genomic region from Gadus morhua chromosome 9, gadMor3.0, whole genome shotgun sequence encodes:
- the pyurf gene encoding phosphatidylinositol N-acetylglucosaminyltransferase subunit Y — MFSLANLVVLIPIVSLCGLLFSAAVDDNFPQGCTSSSSLCFYSLLLPVTIPVFVFFHLWSWMGIKLFRHN; from the coding sequence ATGTTTTCCCTCGCCAACCTGGTGGTGCTGATCCCTATTGTTTCACTGTGTGGTTTGTTATTTTCCGCTGCGGTGGATGATAACTTCCCCCAGGGCTGtactagcagcagcagcctgtgcTTCTATAGCCTGCTGCTGCCAGTCACCATTCCCGTCTTCGTCTTCTTCCACCTCTGGAGCTGGATGGGAATTAAGCTCTTCAGACACAACTag
- the LOC115551236 gene encoding uncharacterized protein LOC115551236 — translation MTDLEVRGFEVPGQNYTLPSTGKKVKKPKKDHKRKDKSGVAMKKEGRIQKKKEKKKLREAMKGMKDNKKKRKKDRAMKLAVEVDLISTQANSALQESQQLPKTDETLVKKLESSRPHCCDLPSQDGSPSILRHRKVTKKKKKVAFELGYGSLVAKYPKVVAPSTQSPEVNVSSSMQSEGSMGSDILVEGALNKHFKTLPQNNDDSQCTSDDINSQDLFITQKRFRAPSLDQSSEEITEEGIGRMRHVHQYGEMREKVRAKVPKKQQGHHRLALEEPSERTEKASTSFQKLEMMLLEEDMSLKPISRRCIPLHSQPKQDAKTIQPAPLTPKRMSYIVNPKPLSLSIEVMKSPEVLVSEPAILEPLPNCKVSTSDTSTQTENFFSTELCSYLKFYQQSRLDNNRLDLLALDLSLPPKMRTDPGKSLLDSVKTSALKVKSVVGATGTKTLPPIRSAFRPGKHKDFSVPPPSSTQVKVSKETLASQAPCTAQGKVETTPSPQSEAEPKSSDTTVSSEESIRSGRADLVQVKAVQMRLNESFFFRSKGEGLSPRPESPLMKLIQGREKKSRKKR, via the exons ATGACTGATCTTGAAGTCCGCGGTTTCGAGGTGCCCGGGCAAAACTACACTTTACCCAGTACTGGCAAAAAAGTTAAGAAACCGAAGAAGGACCACAAGCGGAAGGACAAAAGTGGCGTAGCCATGAAAAAAGAAGGTAGAAtccaaaagaaaaaggaaaagaaaaaattaaGAGAAGCAATGAAAGGAATGAAGGACAAcaagaagaaaaggaaaaaggatAGGGCAATGAAATTAGCAGTTGAAGTAGATTTAATTTCAACACAAGCCAACAGTGCATTACAAGAAAGTCAGCAGTTGCCAAAAACGGATGAAACATTGGTGAAGAAATTGGAAAGCTCCCGTCCACATTGCTGTGATCTACCATCTCAAGACGGGTCTCCCAGTATCCTTAGACATCGGAAGGTCaccaaaaagaagaagaaagtagCATTTGAATTGGGGTATGGTTCCTTGGTTGCCAAATATCCCAAGGTTGTAGCTCCATCCACTCAATCGCCTGAAGTTAACGTCAGCTCCTCCATGCAGAGTGAAGGGTCCATGGGTTCTGACATTTTGGTGGAAGGTGcattaaataaacattttaagaCTCTGCCACAAAACAACGATGATTCTCAGTGCACAAGTGATGATATAAACAGCCAGGATCTTTTCATAACCCAGAAGAGGTTCAGAGCACCATCCCTCGACCAGTCCAGTGAGGAAATCACAGAAGAAGGTATTGGTAGAATGCGTCATGTCCATCAATATGGAGAGATGCGAGAGAAGGTTAGAGCTAAAGTACCCAAAAAACAACAGGGACACCACAGGCTGGCACTTGAAGAACCCTCCGAGCGTACAGAGAAAGCCTCAACAAGTTTCCAGAAATTGGAGATGATGTTACTAGAGGAGGACATGAGTCTCAAACCAATATCACGCAGGTGTATTCCATTACATTCACAACCCAAACAGGATGCTAAAACAATACAGCCGGCACCCCTTACACCCAAAAGGATGTCATATATAGTGAACCCGAAACCATTGAGTTTGTCTATTGAAGTGATGAAGTCGCCAGAAGTCCTTGTTTCCGAACCAGCCATTCTTGAGCCACTCCCAAATTGCAAGGTTTCTACCTCGGACACTTCCACACAGACTGAGAACTTCTTCTCCACCGAGCTCTGCAGTTACCTTAAGTTTTATCAACAAAGTAGATTGGATAACAACCGATTGGACTTACTAGCACTAGACCTAAGCCTACCTCCGAAAATGAGAACGGACCCTGGAAAGTCCTTGTTGGACTCGGTGAAGACGTCAGCTCTCAAGGTTAAAAGTGTAGTTGGGGCGACAGGTACAAAGACATTACCCCCTATTCGATCAGCGTTTAGACCTGGGAAGCATAAGGACTTCAGTGTGCCTCCACCAAGCTCCACTCAAGTAAAAGTGAGTAAGGAAACCCTTGCCAGTCAGGCCCCTTGTACTGCTCAAGGTAAAGTTGAAACAACTCCAAGCCCCCAGTCGGAGGCAGAGCCAAAGTCTTCAGACACAACAGTGTCCAGTGAGGAAAGCATCCGCAGTGGCAGAGCTGACCTAGTCCAG GTGAAGGCAGTCCAGATGAGACTCAACGAGTCATTTTTCTTCAGGTCAAAAGGAGAGGGACTTTCACCCAGACCAGAGTCACCACTGATGAAACTCATACAAGGCAGGGAGAAGAAAAGCAGAAAAAAGCGCTAA
- the btbd10a gene encoding BTB/POZ domain-containing protein 10 isoform X1, translating into MSEDAEPAGKPALFGGAQAFCAAVIPQLVPCCFVFSLPGDPDCEQHRGSSVPDHPDPQQHPASGMSAYGAGASAFGAAGGGGAADHYREHQRRRSGDRSRDSSHERGECQLTPCIRNVTSPTRQHDRERGDGGSSSRSSSPRPPRAQLPFSPIGGALMGVLPHPKPLGVSLAHGPCDMIYVYDVGPKEGPRGVLRAGERVTLIVDNTRFVVDPAIFTAQPNTMLGRMFGSGRDHNFTRPNEKGEFEVADGISSTVFRAILDYYKSGIIRCPDGVSIPELREACDYLCISFNYSTIKCRDLSALMHELSNDGARRQFECYLEEMVLPLMVASAQSGERECHVVVLTDDDVVDWDEEYPPQMGEEYSQIIYSTKLYRFFKYIENRDVAKSVLKDRGLKKIRLGIEGYPTYKEKVKRRPGGRPEVIYNYVQRPFIRMSWEKEEGKSRHVDFQCVKSKSTTNLAAAAADIPQDQLVVLQPSGPPVDELDTLPGHHPPLPPPLPPPGSESLYLHQRVPGHDAVSVGLQLPASLLQPASPEGGAAAAHPPVHAHDMGSHHHHQPPAADGPGLLPHPLASSSQQQQQQQHSPNPPSQSAYHYEPDPDSPSPSA; encoded by the exons ATGAGCGAGGATGCTGAACCTGCTGGCAAGCCCGCTTTGTTCGGAGGAGCACAAGCCTTCTGCGCCGCTGTCATTCCGCAGCTCGTCCCCTGCTGCTTTGTCTTTAGTTTGCCCGGTGATCCTGACTG tGAGCAGCATCGTGGCTCGTCCGTTCCGGACCATCCCGACCCACAGCAGCATCCCGCCAGCGGCATGAGTGCGTACGGAGCGGGCGCGTCTGCGTTCGGTGCGGCCGGTGGCGGCGGCGCTGCCGATCACTACAGGGAGCACCAGCGGCGGCGCTCCGGCGACCGCTCCCGGGACTCCTCCCACGAGCGCGGAGAGTGCCAGCTCACGCCCTGCATCAGGAACGTCACCTCGCCGACGCGGCAGCACG ACCGCGAGCGCGGCGACGGGGGCTCCTCCTCGCGGTCGtccagcccccggccccccagggccCAGCTGCCCTTCTCCCCCATCGGAGGAGCCCTGATGGGCGTGCTGCCCCACCCCAAACCCCTGGGCGTGTCCCTCGCCCACGGGCCCTGCGACATGATCTACGTGTACGACGTGGGCCCCAAGGAGGGTCCGCGCGGCGTGCTGCGCGCCGGAGAGAGGGTCACGCTCATCGTGGACAACACCCGATTCGTGGTGGACCCCGCCATCTTCACGGCCCAGCCCAACACCATGCTGGGCAG GATGTTTGGTTCTGGGCGAGATCACAACTTCACACGACCCAATGAGAAAGGAGAGTTTGAGGTTGCGGATGGAATCAGCTCCACAGTCTTCAGGGCTATACTG GATTACTACAAGTCTGGGATAATCCGCTGCCCGGATGGCGTCTCCATTCCCGAGCTGAGGGAGGCGTGTGACTACCTCTGCATCTCCTTCAACTACAGCACCATCAAGTGCAGAGACCTCA gcgccCTGATGCACGAGCTGTCCAACGACGGGGCGCGGCGTCAGTTCGAGTGCTACCTGGAGGAGATGGTGCTGCCGCTGATGGTGGCCAGCGCTCAGAGCGGCGAGCGCGAGTGTCACGTGGTGGTGCTCACGGACGACGACGTGGTGGACTGGGACGAGGAGTACCCGCCCCAGATGGGAGAGGAGTACTCTCAGA TCATCTACAGCACCAAGCTGTACCGCTTCTTCAAGTACATCGAGAACCGCGATGTGGCCAAGTCTGTGCTCAAGGACAGGGGCCTGAAGAAGATCCGGCTGGGGATAGAAG GCTACCCGACCTACAAGGAGAAGGTGAAGCGGCGGCCCGGGGGTCGCCCGGAGGTCATCTACAACTACGTCCAGCGGCCCTTCATCCGCATGTcctgggagaaggaggagggcaaGAGCCGCCACGTGGACTTCCAGTGCGTCAAGTCCAAGTCCACCACCAACCTGGCGGCCGCGGCCGCCGACATCCCCCAGGACCAGCTGGTGGTCCTGCAGCCCTCCGGGCCCCCGGTGGACGAGCTGGACACCCTGCCGGggcaccacccccccctgcccccgccGCTGCCCCCCCCGGGCTCTGAAAGCCTCTACCTCCACCAGCGGGTGCCGGGCCACGACGCGGTCTCGGTGGGCCTCCAGCTCCCGGCCTCGCTGCTCCAACCCGCCAGCCCAGAGGGCGGAGCCGCAGCCGCCCACCCCCCGGTGCACGCTCACGACATGggcagccaccaccaccaccagcccccggCTGCAGATGGCCCCGGCCTGCTGCCACACCCCCTGGCCAGCAGtagccaacagcagcagcaacaacaacacagccccaaccccccctctcagTCGGCCTACCACTATGAGCCAGACCCTGACTCTCCGTCACCCTCTGCATGA
- the btbd10a gene encoding BTB/POZ domain-containing protein 10 isoform X2 — protein MSAYGAGASAFGAAGGGGAADHYREHQRRRSGDRSRDSSHERGECQLTPCIRNVTSPTRQHDRERGDGGSSSRSSSPRPPRAQLPFSPIGGALMGVLPHPKPLGVSLAHGPCDMIYVYDVGPKEGPRGVLRAGERVTLIVDNTRFVVDPAIFTAQPNTMLGRMFGSGRDHNFTRPNEKGEFEVADGISSTVFRAILDYYKSGIIRCPDGVSIPELREACDYLCISFNYSTIKCRDLSALMHELSNDGARRQFECYLEEMVLPLMVASAQSGERECHVVVLTDDDVVDWDEEYPPQMGEEYSQIIYSTKLYRFFKYIENRDVAKSVLKDRGLKKIRLGIEGYPTYKEKVKRRPGGRPEVIYNYVQRPFIRMSWEKEEGKSRHVDFQCVKSKSTTNLAAAAADIPQDQLVVLQPSGPPVDELDTLPGHHPPLPPPLPPPGSESLYLHQRVPGHDAVSVGLQLPASLLQPASPEGGAAAAHPPVHAHDMGSHHHHQPPAADGPGLLPHPLASSSQQQQQQQHSPNPPSQSAYHYEPDPDSPSPSA, from the exons ATGAGTGCGTACGGAGCGGGCGCGTCTGCGTTCGGTGCGGCCGGTGGCGGCGGCGCTGCCGATCACTACAGGGAGCACCAGCGGCGGCGCTCCGGCGACCGCTCCCGGGACTCCTCCCACGAGCGCGGAGAGTGCCAGCTCACGCCCTGCATCAGGAACGTCACCTCGCCGACGCGGCAGCACG ACCGCGAGCGCGGCGACGGGGGCTCCTCCTCGCGGTCGtccagcccccggccccccagggccCAGCTGCCCTTCTCCCCCATCGGAGGAGCCCTGATGGGCGTGCTGCCCCACCCCAAACCCCTGGGCGTGTCCCTCGCCCACGGGCCCTGCGACATGATCTACGTGTACGACGTGGGCCCCAAGGAGGGTCCGCGCGGCGTGCTGCGCGCCGGAGAGAGGGTCACGCTCATCGTGGACAACACCCGATTCGTGGTGGACCCCGCCATCTTCACGGCCCAGCCCAACACCATGCTGGGCAG GATGTTTGGTTCTGGGCGAGATCACAACTTCACACGACCCAATGAGAAAGGAGAGTTTGAGGTTGCGGATGGAATCAGCTCCACAGTCTTCAGGGCTATACTG GATTACTACAAGTCTGGGATAATCCGCTGCCCGGATGGCGTCTCCATTCCCGAGCTGAGGGAGGCGTGTGACTACCTCTGCATCTCCTTCAACTACAGCACCATCAAGTGCAGAGACCTCA gcgccCTGATGCACGAGCTGTCCAACGACGGGGCGCGGCGTCAGTTCGAGTGCTACCTGGAGGAGATGGTGCTGCCGCTGATGGTGGCCAGCGCTCAGAGCGGCGAGCGCGAGTGTCACGTGGTGGTGCTCACGGACGACGACGTGGTGGACTGGGACGAGGAGTACCCGCCCCAGATGGGAGAGGAGTACTCTCAGA TCATCTACAGCACCAAGCTGTACCGCTTCTTCAAGTACATCGAGAACCGCGATGTGGCCAAGTCTGTGCTCAAGGACAGGGGCCTGAAGAAGATCCGGCTGGGGATAGAAG GCTACCCGACCTACAAGGAGAAGGTGAAGCGGCGGCCCGGGGGTCGCCCGGAGGTCATCTACAACTACGTCCAGCGGCCCTTCATCCGCATGTcctgggagaaggaggagggcaaGAGCCGCCACGTGGACTTCCAGTGCGTCAAGTCCAAGTCCACCACCAACCTGGCGGCCGCGGCCGCCGACATCCCCCAGGACCAGCTGGTGGTCCTGCAGCCCTCCGGGCCCCCGGTGGACGAGCTGGACACCCTGCCGGggcaccacccccccctgcccccgccGCTGCCCCCCCCGGGCTCTGAAAGCCTCTACCTCCACCAGCGGGTGCCGGGCCACGACGCGGTCTCGGTGGGCCTCCAGCTCCCGGCCTCGCTGCTCCAACCCGCCAGCCCAGAGGGCGGAGCCGCAGCCGCCCACCCCCCGGTGCACGCTCACGACATGggcagccaccaccaccaccagcccccggCTGCAGATGGCCCCGGCCTGCTGCCACACCCCCTGGCCAGCAGtagccaacagcagcagcaacaacaacacagccccaaccccccctctcagTCGGCCTACCACTATGAGCCAGACCCTGACTCTCCGTCACCCTCTGCATGA
- the bmal1a gene encoding aryl hydrocarbon receptor nuclear translocator-like protein 1 isoform X1, which translates to MEGDDFSTDAVMNICDDLMADQRMDISSTMTDFMSSGSTDLISNTTSTPGLDYTRKRKGSTTDYQIDGFSFDDMDPDKDKMGSDPHGRIKNAREAHSQIEKRRRDKMNSFIDELASLVPTCNAMSRKLDKLTVLRMAVQHMKTLRGAANPYTEANYKPSFLTDDELKHLILRAADGFLFVVGCDRGKILFVSESVYKILNYSQNDLIGQSLFDYLHPKDIAKVKEQLSSSDTAPRERLIDAKTGLPVKTDIAPSPSRLCSGARRSFFCRMKCNRPSVKVEEKDFPSTCSKKKVDRKSFCTIHSTGYLKSWPPTKMGLDEDNEPDNEGCNLSCLVAIGRLHPHIVPQPPTADIRVKPTEYVSRHAIDGKFVFVDQRATAILAYLPQELLGTSFYEYFHQDDIGHLAECHRQVLQMREKINTNCYKFKIKDGSFITLRSRWFSFMNPWTKEVEYIVSTNTVVSCPMVEGSDYPQSAASPQSMDSALTSEGGGRRVLQTVPGIPGGTRAGAGKIGRMIAEEVMEIQRIRGSSPSSSGSSPLNITSTPPPDTGSPGGKKIQNGTPDLPSTGILPGPDSIGYPYSNQSIMSDNSHLSIDIMDEPGSSSPSNDEAAMAVIMSLLEADAGLGGPVDFSDLPWPL; encoded by the exons ATGGAAGGAGATGATTTTAGTACAGATGCAGTGATGAACATCTGTG ATGATCTGATGGCTGACCAAAGGATGGACATCTCGTCTACCATGACCGACTTCATGTCTTCCGGCTCGACCGACCTCAtctccaacaccaccagcacaccCGGCCTGGACTACACCCGCAAAAGGAAGGGGAGCACCACTGACTACCA GATCGATGGCTTTTCTTTTGA TGACATGGACCCGGACAAGGATAAAATGGGAAG TGACCCACACGGCCGGATAAAGAATGCCAG GGAGGCCCACAGTCAGATTGAGAAACGGAGGCGGGACAAGATGAACAGCTTCATCGACGAGCTGGCGTCATTGGTGCCCACCTGCAACGCCATGTCCAGGAAACTGGACAAGCTGACGGTCCTGCGCATGGCCGTGCAGCACATGAAGACCTTACGGG GTGCAGCCAACCCTTACACAGAAGCCAACTACAAGCCCTCGTTTCTGACAGACGACGAACTGAAGCATTTGATCCTAAGG GCTGCTGATGGGTTTCTGTTTGTGGTCGGATGTGACCGTGGCAAGATTCTGTTTGTCTCCGAGTCTGTCTACAAGATTCTGAACTACAGCCAG AACGATCTGATAGGCCAGAGTCTGTTCGATTACCTTCACCCCAAGGACATCGCCAAAGTCAAGGAGCAGCTGTCCTCCTCGGACACAGCCCCACGCGAGAGGCTCATCGACGCTAAAA CGGGTCTGCCGGTGAAGACGGACATCGCCCCCAGCCCGTCCAGGCTCTGCTCTGGGGCCCGACGCTCCTTCTTCTGTAGGATGAAGTGCAACAGGCCCTCGGTCAAAGTAGAGGAGAAGGACTTCCCTTCCACCTGCTCAAAAAAGAAAG TGGACCGCAAGAGCTTCTGCACCATCCACAGTACGGGCTACCTGAAGAGCTGGCCGCCCACCAAGATGGGCCTGGACGAGGACAACGAGCCCGACAACGAGGGCTGCAACCTGAGCTGCCTGGTGGCCATCGGCCGGCTGCACCCCCACATCGTGCCTCAGCCCCCCACCGCCGACATCCGGGTCAAGCCCACCGAGTACGTCTCACGCCACGCCATCGACGGGAAGTTCGTCTTCGTCGACCAGAG GGCGACGGCCATCCTGGCCTACCTCCCCCAAGAGCTGCTGGGGACCTCCTTCTACGAGTACTTCCACCAGGACGACATCGGCCACCTCGCCGAGTGCCACAGACAAG tccTCCAGATGAGGGAAAAGATCAACACAAACTGTTACAAGTTCAAGATCAAGGACGGCTCGTTCATCACACTGCGGAGCCGCTGGTTCAGCTTCATGAACCCCTGGACCAAGGAGGTGGAGTACATCGTCTCCACCAACACCGTGGTCTC CTGTCCTATGGTGGAGGGATCAGACTACCCTCAGTCAGCCGCCTCTCCACAGAGCATGGACAGTGCGCTCACCTCTGAGG GCGGGGGCCGGAGGGTGCTGCAGACAGTTCCTGGAATCCCAGGGGGCACGAGGGCCGGGGCCGGGAAGATAGGACGCATGATCGCAGAAGAGGTGATGGAGATCCAGCG GATCAGAGGCTCCTCTCCTTCCAGCTCGGGCTCCAGCCCTCTGAACATCACCAGCACCCCGCCTCCAGACACCGGCTCCCCGGGAGGCAAGAAA ATCCAGAACGGGACTCCGGACCTGCCGTCAACCGGGATCCTCCCCGGACCCGACTCCATAGGGTACCCCTACTCTAACCAGTCCATCATGA GCGACAACTCCCACCTGAGCATCGACATCATGGACGAGCCGGGCTCCAGTAGCCCCAGCAACGATGAGGCGGCCATGGCGGTCATCATGTCCCTTCTGGAGGCCGATGCCGGCCTGGGTGGACCAGTAGACTTTAGCGACCTGCCCTGGCCTTTGTGA
- the bmal1a gene encoding aryl hydrocarbon receptor nuclear translocator-like protein 1 isoform X2 produces MADQRMDISSTMTDFMSSGSTDLISNTTSTPGLDYTRKRKGSTTDYQIDGFSFDDMDPDKDKMGSDPHGRIKNAREAHSQIEKRRRDKMNSFIDELASLVPTCNAMSRKLDKLTVLRMAVQHMKTLRGAANPYTEANYKPSFLTDDELKHLILRAADGFLFVVGCDRGKILFVSESVYKILNYSQNDLIGQSLFDYLHPKDIAKVKEQLSSSDTAPRERLIDAKTGLPVKTDIAPSPSRLCSGARRSFFCRMKCNRPSVKVEEKDFPSTCSKKKVDRKSFCTIHSTGYLKSWPPTKMGLDEDNEPDNEGCNLSCLVAIGRLHPHIVPQPPTADIRVKPTEYVSRHAIDGKFVFVDQRATAILAYLPQELLGTSFYEYFHQDDIGHLAECHRQVLQMREKINTNCYKFKIKDGSFITLRSRWFSFMNPWTKEVEYIVSTNTVVSCPMVEGSDYPQSAASPQSMDSALTSEGGGRRVLQTVPGIPGGTRAGAGKIGRMIAEEVMEIQRIRGSSPSSSGSSPLNITSTPPPDTGSPGGKKIQNGTPDLPSTGILPGPDSIGYPYSNQSIMSDNSHLSIDIMDEPGSSSPSNDEAAMAVIMSLLEADAGLGGPVDFSDLPWPL; encoded by the exons ATGGCTGACCAAAGGATGGACATCTCGTCTACCATGACCGACTTCATGTCTTCCGGCTCGACCGACCTCAtctccaacaccaccagcacaccCGGCCTGGACTACACCCGCAAAAGGAAGGGGAGCACCACTGACTACCA GATCGATGGCTTTTCTTTTGA TGACATGGACCCGGACAAGGATAAAATGGGAAG TGACCCACACGGCCGGATAAAGAATGCCAG GGAGGCCCACAGTCAGATTGAGAAACGGAGGCGGGACAAGATGAACAGCTTCATCGACGAGCTGGCGTCATTGGTGCCCACCTGCAACGCCATGTCCAGGAAACTGGACAAGCTGACGGTCCTGCGCATGGCCGTGCAGCACATGAAGACCTTACGGG GTGCAGCCAACCCTTACACAGAAGCCAACTACAAGCCCTCGTTTCTGACAGACGACGAACTGAAGCATTTGATCCTAAGG GCTGCTGATGGGTTTCTGTTTGTGGTCGGATGTGACCGTGGCAAGATTCTGTTTGTCTCCGAGTCTGTCTACAAGATTCTGAACTACAGCCAG AACGATCTGATAGGCCAGAGTCTGTTCGATTACCTTCACCCCAAGGACATCGCCAAAGTCAAGGAGCAGCTGTCCTCCTCGGACACAGCCCCACGCGAGAGGCTCATCGACGCTAAAA CGGGTCTGCCGGTGAAGACGGACATCGCCCCCAGCCCGTCCAGGCTCTGCTCTGGGGCCCGACGCTCCTTCTTCTGTAGGATGAAGTGCAACAGGCCCTCGGTCAAAGTAGAGGAGAAGGACTTCCCTTCCACCTGCTCAAAAAAGAAAG TGGACCGCAAGAGCTTCTGCACCATCCACAGTACGGGCTACCTGAAGAGCTGGCCGCCCACCAAGATGGGCCTGGACGAGGACAACGAGCCCGACAACGAGGGCTGCAACCTGAGCTGCCTGGTGGCCATCGGCCGGCTGCACCCCCACATCGTGCCTCAGCCCCCCACCGCCGACATCCGGGTCAAGCCCACCGAGTACGTCTCACGCCACGCCATCGACGGGAAGTTCGTCTTCGTCGACCAGAG GGCGACGGCCATCCTGGCCTACCTCCCCCAAGAGCTGCTGGGGACCTCCTTCTACGAGTACTTCCACCAGGACGACATCGGCCACCTCGCCGAGTGCCACAGACAAG tccTCCAGATGAGGGAAAAGATCAACACAAACTGTTACAAGTTCAAGATCAAGGACGGCTCGTTCATCACACTGCGGAGCCGCTGGTTCAGCTTCATGAACCCCTGGACCAAGGAGGTGGAGTACATCGTCTCCACCAACACCGTGGTCTC CTGTCCTATGGTGGAGGGATCAGACTACCCTCAGTCAGCCGCCTCTCCACAGAGCATGGACAGTGCGCTCACCTCTGAGG GCGGGGGCCGGAGGGTGCTGCAGACAGTTCCTGGAATCCCAGGGGGCACGAGGGCCGGGGCCGGGAAGATAGGACGCATGATCGCAGAAGAGGTGATGGAGATCCAGCG GATCAGAGGCTCCTCTCCTTCCAGCTCGGGCTCCAGCCCTCTGAACATCACCAGCACCCCGCCTCCAGACACCGGCTCCCCGGGAGGCAAGAAA ATCCAGAACGGGACTCCGGACCTGCCGTCAACCGGGATCCTCCCCGGACCCGACTCCATAGGGTACCCCTACTCTAACCAGTCCATCATGA GCGACAACTCCCACCTGAGCATCGACATCATGGACGAGCCGGGCTCCAGTAGCCCCAGCAACGATGAGGCGGCCATGGCGGTCATCATGTCCCTTCTGGAGGCCGATGCCGGCCTGGGTGGACCAGTAGACTTTAGCGACCTGCCCTGGCCTTTGTGA